In Macadamia integrifolia cultivar HAES 741 chromosome 13, SCU_Mint_v3, whole genome shotgun sequence, one DNA window encodes the following:
- the LOC122059480 gene encoding uncharacterized protein LOC122059480, translating into MSGGCKFLNKIKSNQTKPRLNFIWAESLYVNNEPDIGMCRLFHKISGQYKPPRSLFLFLLFHILSSKPITFHCYFPFLSAISTVFVFASSVTIQFSTTPKRKREVRSPSIDHSHFLLFLWHRVQEKANFVQFYPQAREMEGSENDEKVAPNCWQCRGDLEGCTLLCFREGRMTGRKCQIERANGGQANCCCN; encoded by the exons ATGagtggtggatgtaaatttctcaataaaataaagtcaaaccaaactaaaccaagATTAAACTTCATCTGGGCTGAAAGTTTATATGTGAACAACGAACCGGACATTGGCATGTGTCGACTCTTTCACAAAATTTCAGGTCAATACAAGCCTCCaagatctctttttctttttcttttgtttcacaTTCTCAGCTCAAAGCCCATAACCTTCCATTGTTACTTTCCTTTCCTCTCCGCCATATCCACTGTATTCGTCTTCGCCTCTTCTGTGACGATTCAATTTTCGACGACACCCAAAAGAAAGAGGGAAGTCCGATCTCCCTCCATTGATCACTCAcacttccttctctttctctggcACCGGGTTCAAGAAAAGGCCAATTTTGTGCAGTTCTATCCCCAAG ctAGGGAAATGGAGGGAAGTGAAAATGATGAGAAAGTGGCACCAAATTGCTGGCAATGCCGCGGTGACCTAGAAGGATGCACCCTTTTATGTTTCAGAGAGGGGCGAATGACTGGTCGTAAATGCCAAATAGAGCGTGCAAACGGGGGCCAAGCCAACTGTTGTTGCAACTGA
- the LOC122059958 gene encoding methionine aminopeptidase 2B-like isoform X3 — translation MGTDAEVNDKLPLEMERLQLEQQQDAPKSRTKDEDEEKGDTSDLSETVKKKKKKSKSKKKKESLVQTDPPSIPVIELFPSGEFPEGEIQQYKDDNLWRTTSVEKRELERHEKPIYNSVRQAAEVHRQVRKYMKGIIKPGMLMSELCETLENTVRRLISENGLEAGIAFPTGCSLNWVAAHWTPNSGDKTVLQYDDVMKLDFGTHIDGRIVDCAFTVAFNPMFDPLLEASREATNTGIKESGIDVRLCDVGAAIQEVMESYEVEINGKVFQVKSIRNLNGHSIGRYQIHAGKSVPIVKGGEQTKMEEGEFFAIETFASTGKGYVREDLECSHYMKDFEAGHVPLRLPRAKQLLATINKNFSTLAFCRRYLDRLGETKYLMALKNLCDAGIVQQYPPLCDIKGSYVSQFEHTILLRPTCKEVISRGDDY, via the exons ATGGGAACTGATGCTGAAGTGAATGACAAGCTTCCATTAGAAATGGAAAGGTTGCAACTAGAACAACAACAAGATGCCCCAAAGAGTCGTACG aaagatgaagatgaggaaAAAGGTGATACTTCAGATCTATCAG AAActgtgaagaagaaaaagaagaaaagcaaaagCAA gaagaagaaagaatctcttGTGCAGACTGATCCCCCATCTATTCCTGTTATTGAACTATTTCCATCTGGAGAGTTCCCTGAGGGTGAAATACAGCAGTACAAAGATGA TAACCTATGGAGGACTACTTCTGTAGAAAAGAGGGAACTGGAGCGCCATGAGAAACCCATTTATAATTCAGTTCGCCAAGCAGCTGAAGTCCATCGACAG GTTCGAAAATATATGAAGGGAATCATCAAGCCAGGGATGTTAATGTCTGAACTATGTGAAACTTTGGAGAATACAGTTCGTAGATTGATTTCAGAGAATGGTCTGGAAGCAGGCATTGCATTTCCTACTGGTTGTTCGTTAAACTG GGTTGCGGCACATTGGACACCAAATTCTGGGGATAAGACTGTGCTTCAGTATGATGATGTTATGAAGTTGGATTTTGGAACTCATATTGACG ggcGCATAGTTGACTGTGCATTTACAGTGGCATTCAACCCCATGTTTGATCCATTACTTGAGGCCTCACGGGAAGCTACAAATACTGGAATTAAG gAATCGGGAATAGATGTGCGTCTTTGTGATGTTGGTGCTGCAATCCAAGAGGTCATGGAATCATATGAAGTTGAGATTAATGGAAAGGTGTTCCAAG TTAAAAGTATCCGGAACTTGAATGGGCATAGCATTGGCCGCTATCAGATCCATGCTGGGAAATCTGTTCCAATTGTAAAAGGAGGAGAGCAGACCAAGATGGAAGAGGGCGAATTTTTTGCTATAGAAACTTTTGCGTCAACAG GTAAAGGTTATGTTAGAGAAGATCTGGAGTGCAGCCATTACATGAAAGATTTTGAAGCTGGCCACGTTCCACTGCGGTTGCCCAGAGCAAAACAACTGCTTGCAACAATTAACAAAAACTTCTCGACATTGGCCTTCTGCAGACGTTATTTAGACCGTTTGGGGGAGACCAAATATCTAATGGCACTAAAAAACCTTTGTGATGCTGGGATTGTACAG CAATACCCCCCACTTTGTGACATTAAGGGTAGCTATGTGTCACAGTTCGAGCATACTATTCTACTCCGACCAACCTGCAAAGAAGTTATATCAAGAGGTGATGACTACTGA
- the LOC122059958 gene encoding methionine aminopeptidase 2B-like isoform X2, with product MGTDAEVNDKLPLEMERLQLEQQQDAPKSRTGMTDTKEQCDVVEVSKTLKPTNGNLETNSVSPSLQKDEDEEKETVKKKKKKSKSKKKKESLVQTDPPSIPVIELFPSGEFPEGEIQQYKDDNLWRTTSVEKRELERHEKPIYNSVRQAAEVHRQVRKYMKGIIKPGMLMSELCETLENTVRRLISENGLEAGIAFPTGCSLNWVAAHWTPNSGDKTVLQYDDVMKLDFGTHIDGRIVDCAFTVAFNPMFDPLLEASREATNTGIKESGIDVRLCDVGAAIQEVMESYEVEINGKVFQVKSIRNLNGHSIGRYQIHAGKSVPIVKGGEQTKMEEGEFFAIETFASTGKGYVREDLECSHYMKDFEAGHVPLRLPRAKQLLATINKNFSTLAFCRRYLDRLGETKYLMALKNLCDAGIVQQYPPLCDIKGSYVSQFEHTILLRPTCKEVISRGDDY from the exons ATGGGAACTGATGCTGAAGTGAATGACAAGCTTCCATTAGAAATGGAAAGGTTGCAACTAGAACAACAACAAGATGCCCCAAAGAGTCGTACG GGCATGACTGATACAAAGGAACAATGTGATGTTGTAGAAGTTTCTAAAACTTTGAAGCCTACAAATGGcaatttagaaactaattcaGTTTCACCTTCATTGCAgaaagatgaagatgaggaaAAAG AAActgtgaagaagaaaaagaagaaaagcaaaagCAA gaagaagaaagaatctcttGTGCAGACTGATCCCCCATCTATTCCTGTTATTGAACTATTTCCATCTGGAGAGTTCCCTGAGGGTGAAATACAGCAGTACAAAGATGA TAACCTATGGAGGACTACTTCTGTAGAAAAGAGGGAACTGGAGCGCCATGAGAAACCCATTTATAATTCAGTTCGCCAAGCAGCTGAAGTCCATCGACAG GTTCGAAAATATATGAAGGGAATCATCAAGCCAGGGATGTTAATGTCTGAACTATGTGAAACTTTGGAGAATACAGTTCGTAGATTGATTTCAGAGAATGGTCTGGAAGCAGGCATTGCATTTCCTACTGGTTGTTCGTTAAACTG GGTTGCGGCACATTGGACACCAAATTCTGGGGATAAGACTGTGCTTCAGTATGATGATGTTATGAAGTTGGATTTTGGAACTCATATTGACG ggcGCATAGTTGACTGTGCATTTACAGTGGCATTCAACCCCATGTTTGATCCATTACTTGAGGCCTCACGGGAAGCTACAAATACTGGAATTAAG gAATCGGGAATAGATGTGCGTCTTTGTGATGTTGGTGCTGCAATCCAAGAGGTCATGGAATCATATGAAGTTGAGATTAATGGAAAGGTGTTCCAAG TTAAAAGTATCCGGAACTTGAATGGGCATAGCATTGGCCGCTATCAGATCCATGCTGGGAAATCTGTTCCAATTGTAAAAGGAGGAGAGCAGACCAAGATGGAAGAGGGCGAATTTTTTGCTATAGAAACTTTTGCGTCAACAG GTAAAGGTTATGTTAGAGAAGATCTGGAGTGCAGCCATTACATGAAAGATTTTGAAGCTGGCCACGTTCCACTGCGGTTGCCCAGAGCAAAACAACTGCTTGCAACAATTAACAAAAACTTCTCGACATTGGCCTTCTGCAGACGTTATTTAGACCGTTTGGGGGAGACCAAATATCTAATGGCACTAAAAAACCTTTGTGATGCTGGGATTGTACAG CAATACCCCCCACTTTGTGACATTAAGGGTAGCTATGTGTCACAGTTCGAGCATACTATTCTACTCCGACCAACCTGCAAAGAAGTTATATCAAGAGGTGATGACTACTGA
- the LOC122059958 gene encoding methionine aminopeptidase 2B-like isoform X4 has protein sequence MGTDAEVNDKLPLEMERLQLEQQQDAPKSRTKDEDEEKETVKKKKKKSKSKKKKESLVQTDPPSIPVIELFPSGEFPEGEIQQYKDDNLWRTTSVEKRELERHEKPIYNSVRQAAEVHRQVRKYMKGIIKPGMLMSELCETLENTVRRLISENGLEAGIAFPTGCSLNWVAAHWTPNSGDKTVLQYDDVMKLDFGTHIDGRIVDCAFTVAFNPMFDPLLEASREATNTGIKESGIDVRLCDVGAAIQEVMESYEVEINGKVFQVKSIRNLNGHSIGRYQIHAGKSVPIVKGGEQTKMEEGEFFAIETFASTGKGYVREDLECSHYMKDFEAGHVPLRLPRAKQLLATINKNFSTLAFCRRYLDRLGETKYLMALKNLCDAGIVQQYPPLCDIKGSYVSQFEHTILLRPTCKEVISRGDDY, from the exons ATGGGAACTGATGCTGAAGTGAATGACAAGCTTCCATTAGAAATGGAAAGGTTGCAACTAGAACAACAACAAGATGCCCCAAAGAGTCGTACG aaagatgaagatgaggaaAAAG AAActgtgaagaagaaaaagaagaaaagcaaaagCAA gaagaagaaagaatctcttGTGCAGACTGATCCCCCATCTATTCCTGTTATTGAACTATTTCCATCTGGAGAGTTCCCTGAGGGTGAAATACAGCAGTACAAAGATGA TAACCTATGGAGGACTACTTCTGTAGAAAAGAGGGAACTGGAGCGCCATGAGAAACCCATTTATAATTCAGTTCGCCAAGCAGCTGAAGTCCATCGACAG GTTCGAAAATATATGAAGGGAATCATCAAGCCAGGGATGTTAATGTCTGAACTATGTGAAACTTTGGAGAATACAGTTCGTAGATTGATTTCAGAGAATGGTCTGGAAGCAGGCATTGCATTTCCTACTGGTTGTTCGTTAAACTG GGTTGCGGCACATTGGACACCAAATTCTGGGGATAAGACTGTGCTTCAGTATGATGATGTTATGAAGTTGGATTTTGGAACTCATATTGACG ggcGCATAGTTGACTGTGCATTTACAGTGGCATTCAACCCCATGTTTGATCCATTACTTGAGGCCTCACGGGAAGCTACAAATACTGGAATTAAG gAATCGGGAATAGATGTGCGTCTTTGTGATGTTGGTGCTGCAATCCAAGAGGTCATGGAATCATATGAAGTTGAGATTAATGGAAAGGTGTTCCAAG TTAAAAGTATCCGGAACTTGAATGGGCATAGCATTGGCCGCTATCAGATCCATGCTGGGAAATCTGTTCCAATTGTAAAAGGAGGAGAGCAGACCAAGATGGAAGAGGGCGAATTTTTTGCTATAGAAACTTTTGCGTCAACAG GTAAAGGTTATGTTAGAGAAGATCTGGAGTGCAGCCATTACATGAAAGATTTTGAAGCTGGCCACGTTCCACTGCGGTTGCCCAGAGCAAAACAACTGCTTGCAACAATTAACAAAAACTTCTCGACATTGGCCTTCTGCAGACGTTATTTAGACCGTTTGGGGGAGACCAAATATCTAATGGCACTAAAAAACCTTTGTGATGCTGGGATTGTACAG CAATACCCCCCACTTTGTGACATTAAGGGTAGCTATGTGTCACAGTTCGAGCATACTATTCTACTCCGACCAACCTGCAAAGAAGTTATATCAAGAGGTGATGACTACTGA
- the LOC122059278 gene encoding UPF0678 fatty acid-binding protein-like protein At1g79260: MESSNASGGAPVAATGPPVHPAIAPLSFLLGRWKGEGEGGFPTINSFKYGEEINFSHSGKPVIAYTQKTWKLGSGEPMHAESGYWRPKPNGSIEVVIAQATGIVEVQKGTYDAGNKIVKLQSELVGNASKVKEITRVFEVADSNLSYVVQMATNLNNLQPHLKALLKKI, encoded by the exons atggagagtAGTAATGCCTCTGGAGGTGCGCCAGTTGCAGCAACAGGACCGCCTGTGCATCCAGCAATTGCGCCACTGTCATTTTTGTTGGGGAGATGGAAAGGAGAAGGCGAAGGGGGTTTCCCCACCATCAACTCCTTCAAGTACGGGGAAGAAATTAACTTCTCTCACTCTGGAAAG CCGGTGATAGCGTATACCCAGAAAACTTGGAAATTGGGCTCTGGAGAGCCTATGCACGCAGAGAGTGGTTACTGGCGTCCGAAACCTAACGGGTCTATTGAAGTTGTAATTGCTCAAGCCACTGGTATCGTCGAAGTTCAG AAAGGCACATATGATGCTGGAAATAAAATTGTGAAGCTCCAAAGTGAACTTGTGGGTAATGCATCAAAG GTGAAAGAGATTACTCGAGTTTTCGAGGTGGCCGACAGCAATTTATCTTATGTTGTTCAGATGGCAACTAATTTGAACAACCTTCAACCTCATCTGAAGGCCCTGCTGAAGAAGATTTGA
- the LOC122059958 gene encoding methionine aminopeptidase 2B-like isoform X1 — protein sequence MGTDAEVNDKLPLEMERLQLEQQQDAPKSRTGMTDTKEQCDVVEVSKTLKPTNGNLETNSVSPSLQKDEDEEKGDTSDLSETVKKKKKKSKSKKKKESLVQTDPPSIPVIELFPSGEFPEGEIQQYKDDNLWRTTSVEKRELERHEKPIYNSVRQAAEVHRQVRKYMKGIIKPGMLMSELCETLENTVRRLISENGLEAGIAFPTGCSLNWVAAHWTPNSGDKTVLQYDDVMKLDFGTHIDGRIVDCAFTVAFNPMFDPLLEASREATNTGIKESGIDVRLCDVGAAIQEVMESYEVEINGKVFQVKSIRNLNGHSIGRYQIHAGKSVPIVKGGEQTKMEEGEFFAIETFASTGKGYVREDLECSHYMKDFEAGHVPLRLPRAKQLLATINKNFSTLAFCRRYLDRLGETKYLMALKNLCDAGIVQQYPPLCDIKGSYVSQFEHTILLRPTCKEVISRGDDY from the exons ATGGGAACTGATGCTGAAGTGAATGACAAGCTTCCATTAGAAATGGAAAGGTTGCAACTAGAACAACAACAAGATGCCCCAAAGAGTCGTACG GGCATGACTGATACAAAGGAACAATGTGATGTTGTAGAAGTTTCTAAAACTTTGAAGCCTACAAATGGcaatttagaaactaattcaGTTTCACCTTCATTGCAgaaagatgaagatgaggaaAAAGGTGATACTTCAGATCTATCAG AAActgtgaagaagaaaaagaagaaaagcaaaagCAA gaagaagaaagaatctcttGTGCAGACTGATCCCCCATCTATTCCTGTTATTGAACTATTTCCATCTGGAGAGTTCCCTGAGGGTGAAATACAGCAGTACAAAGATGA TAACCTATGGAGGACTACTTCTGTAGAAAAGAGGGAACTGGAGCGCCATGAGAAACCCATTTATAATTCAGTTCGCCAAGCAGCTGAAGTCCATCGACAG GTTCGAAAATATATGAAGGGAATCATCAAGCCAGGGATGTTAATGTCTGAACTATGTGAAACTTTGGAGAATACAGTTCGTAGATTGATTTCAGAGAATGGTCTGGAAGCAGGCATTGCATTTCCTACTGGTTGTTCGTTAAACTG GGTTGCGGCACATTGGACACCAAATTCTGGGGATAAGACTGTGCTTCAGTATGATGATGTTATGAAGTTGGATTTTGGAACTCATATTGACG ggcGCATAGTTGACTGTGCATTTACAGTGGCATTCAACCCCATGTTTGATCCATTACTTGAGGCCTCACGGGAAGCTACAAATACTGGAATTAAG gAATCGGGAATAGATGTGCGTCTTTGTGATGTTGGTGCTGCAATCCAAGAGGTCATGGAATCATATGAAGTTGAGATTAATGGAAAGGTGTTCCAAG TTAAAAGTATCCGGAACTTGAATGGGCATAGCATTGGCCGCTATCAGATCCATGCTGGGAAATCTGTTCCAATTGTAAAAGGAGGAGAGCAGACCAAGATGGAAGAGGGCGAATTTTTTGCTATAGAAACTTTTGCGTCAACAG GTAAAGGTTATGTTAGAGAAGATCTGGAGTGCAGCCATTACATGAAAGATTTTGAAGCTGGCCACGTTCCACTGCGGTTGCCCAGAGCAAAACAACTGCTTGCAACAATTAACAAAAACTTCTCGACATTGGCCTTCTGCAGACGTTATTTAGACCGTTTGGGGGAGACCAAATATCTAATGGCACTAAAAAACCTTTGTGATGCTGGGATTGTACAG CAATACCCCCCACTTTGTGACATTAAGGGTAGCTATGTGTCACAGTTCGAGCATACTATTCTACTCCGACCAACCTGCAAAGAAGTTATATCAAGAGGTGATGACTACTGA